A single genomic interval of Armigeres subalbatus isolate Guangzhou_Male chromosome 1, GZ_Asu_2, whole genome shotgun sequence harbors:
- the LOC134210696 gene encoding uncharacterized protein LOC134210696 produces the protein MSDKPSDQLDMKNSVEIPLAGQSTEGGAKKPPWLVLKKYVNSKNVRRLLKAVQVLIGLLILALIRPKNRCGFLYNHQGLPEYVLILLTYLVTIVTLILLVDSFVKGQPIRRVFTLDLWSRLELWFTGLAALVLHIVSYFILALNLNCNNPSSMNVTGITFGLIVSGLYLADWWRIFSDRKIPKQDESFEEINITSS, from the exons ATGTCGGACAAACCAAGCGACCAGTTGGACATGAAAAATTCCGTCGAAATTCCTTTGGCAGGACAAAGCACCGAAGGTGGAGCGAAAAAGCCTCCGTGGTTGGTGCTGAAGAAGTACGTGAACTCCAAAAATGTGCGAAGATTGCTCAAAGCTGTACAAGTG CTCATTGGGCTGCTCATCCTAGCGTTAATCCGTCCGAAGAACCGTTGCGGCTTCCTTTACAACCATCAGGGTCTACCGGAGTACGTGCTGATTCTGCTCACCTATCTAGTCACTATTGTGACCCTCATCCTGCTGGTGGATTCCTTTGTGAAGGGTCAACCCATTCGTAGGGTCTTCACATTGGACCTTTGGTCCCGTTTGGAGCTCTGGTTCACCGGGTTGGCCGCTTTGGTCCTTCATATCGTATCCTACTTCATACTGGCCCTGAACCTGAACTGCAACAACCCTTCGTCAATGAACGTCACCGGAATCACCTTCGGGTTGATCGTATCCGGGCTGTATCTGGCTGATTGGTGGCGCATCTTCAGCGACCGGAAGATACCAAAGCAGGACGAAAGCTTCGAAGAAATCAACATTACTTCCAGTTAA